In the genome of Myxococcus stipitatus, one region contains:
- a CDS encoding lysophospholipase encodes MARIDEGYFTSRDGTRLFWKTHLPDSQPRAHVAVVHGYGDHFGRYQYVTDALVADGFAVHGFDYRGHGRAEGRRAYCEKWPHYVDDLEVFWERVRGAAGGLKTFALAHSHGGLMAAHWAGARTVEGLSGLVLSGPYFKLAITPPAVKVMAARAAGALVPWLGIASGLKVEDLTRDPEVQRATKEDPLYLSIATPRWFIESTKAQAEAMLLAPKIQVPLFVLCGAEDGVAAPAAARVFFETAGSADKKFKEYPGMKHEPLNEVGRGEVFRDISGWISAHL; translated from the coding sequence ATGGCTCGCATCGACGAGGGCTATTTCACCAGCAGGGATGGCACCCGGCTCTTCTGGAAGACCCATCTCCCGGACTCCCAGCCGCGTGCACACGTCGCGGTGGTGCATGGCTATGGAGACCACTTCGGCCGCTACCAGTACGTGACGGACGCCCTCGTGGCGGACGGCTTCGCGGTGCACGGCTTCGACTACCGGGGCCATGGCCGCGCCGAGGGCCGCCGCGCCTACTGCGAGAAGTGGCCGCACTACGTCGACGACCTGGAGGTCTTCTGGGAGCGCGTGCGTGGCGCGGCCGGTGGACTCAAGACGTTCGCCCTGGCCCACAGCCACGGTGGCCTCATGGCGGCGCACTGGGCGGGGGCTCGCACCGTGGAGGGGCTGTCTGGACTGGTGCTGTCGGGGCCGTACTTCAAGCTGGCCATCACCCCCCCCGCCGTGAAGGTGATGGCGGCGCGCGCCGCGGGAGCGCTGGTGCCCTGGCTGGGCATCGCCTCCGGCCTCAAGGTGGAGGACCTGACGCGCGACCCCGAGGTCCAGCGCGCCACGAAGGAAGACCCGCTCTACCTGTCCATCGCCACGCCGCGCTGGTTCATCGAGTCCACCAAGGCGCAGGCGGAGGCGATGTTGCTGGCGCCGAAGATTCAAGTCCCGCTGTTCGTGCTCTGCGGCGCGGAGGACGGAGTCGCCGCTCCGGCGGCGGCGCGGGTGTTCTTCGAGACGGCGGGTTCGGCGGACAAGAAGTTCAAGGAGTACCCGGGCATGAAGCACGAGCCGCTCAACGAGGTGGGGCGCGGTGAAGTGTTCCGGGATATCTCCGGCTGGATCTCCGCGCATCTCTGA
- a CDS encoding bactofilin family protein, with amino-acid sequence MANTVIGSSIVIDGEISGDEDLVIQGTVKGKISLKESLYVEGSGVVEADIETQNVEIGGKVTGNIVASDKVELKTDCRVVGDIKAPRILIADGASFKGNVDMDMKER; translated from the coding sequence ATGGCGAATACGGTCATCGGTTCGAGCATCGTCATCGACGGAGAGATTTCCGGAGACGAGGACCTGGTCATCCAGGGCACCGTGAAGGGGAAGATCTCCCTCAAGGAGAGCCTCTACGTGGAGGGCAGTGGCGTCGTCGAGGCGGACATCGAGACGCAGAACGTGGAGATTGGCGGCAAGGTGACGGGCAACATCGTCGCCAGCGACAAGGTGGAGCTGAAGACGGACTGCCGCGTGGTGGGCGACATCAAGGCGCCGCGCATCCTCATCGCCGACGGCGCCTCCTTCAAGGGCAACGTCGACATGGACATGAAGGAGCGCTGA
- the bacN gene encoding bactofilin BacN, protein MAQGETGIIGKGIVIKGSLTGGGDLVIEGRVEGQIALKNHLTIESTGKVQADIRAEELTINGEASGNIDASTRVAINASAKVAGDIKAPRIVIEDGAVFNGSIEMDVRLPDDI, encoded by the coding sequence ATGGCACAGGGTGAAACGGGCATCATCGGCAAGGGCATCGTCATCAAGGGAAGCCTCACGGGTGGTGGGGACCTTGTCATCGAGGGTCGGGTGGAGGGGCAGATTGCCCTGAAGAACCACCTCACCATCGAGAGCACCGGCAAGGTGCAGGCGGACATCCGGGCCGAGGAGTTGACCATCAACGGCGAGGCCAGCGGCAACATCGATGCCTCGACCCGCGTGGCCATCAACGCTTCGGCCAAGGTGGCCGGCGACATCAAGGCGCCGCGCATCGTCATCGAGGACGGTGCCGTGTTCAACGGCTCCATCGAGATGGACGTCCGGCTGCCGGACGACATCTGA
- the bacP gene encoding bactofilin BacP, whose amino-acid sequence MATPKELSNEIVNNTVVGPSILISGRLTGDEDLTVRGRVEGELTLSRTLIVEPSGVVKANVAVRNAIVSGVVVGNINATESVELTREGRMVGDIHAPRVIIVDGASFRGRVDMGDVEPGRLPSERPVVARPAAVTRPTTAPARPSAVPARPATPTPPRPPPPPAASRPSAPTPTTPARPASKPLPPPPPPRVESRPAAPPVEQTTSAEPPTPFSVGAGAKKKVVVKKKTR is encoded by the coding sequence GTGGCCACCCCGAAGGAGCTGAGCAACGAGATCGTCAACAACACCGTGGTGGGGCCTTCCATCCTCATCAGCGGTCGGTTGACGGGCGATGAGGACCTCACGGTTCGAGGCCGCGTGGAGGGCGAGCTGACGCTCAGCCGTACCCTCATCGTGGAGCCGTCGGGCGTGGTGAAGGCCAACGTCGCGGTGCGCAACGCCATCGTCAGTGGCGTGGTGGTGGGCAACATCAACGCCACGGAGAGCGTGGAGCTGACCCGCGAGGGACGCATGGTCGGGGACATCCACGCCCCGCGCGTCATCATCGTGGACGGCGCCAGCTTCCGCGGCCGCGTGGACATGGGTGACGTGGAGCCCGGCCGTCTGCCGTCGGAGCGCCCGGTGGTGGCGCGTCCCGCCGCGGTGACGCGTCCGACGACGGCCCCAGCGCGCCCCAGCGCCGTTCCCGCGCGTCCCGCCACGCCCACGCCGCCGCGTCCGCCGCCGCCTCCCGCGGCCTCGCGCCCGTCGGCGCCGACGCCCACGACTCCCGCCCGCCCCGCGAGCAAGCCGCTGCCGCCGCCTCCGCCCCCTCGGGTTGAGTCGCGTCCGGCCGCCCCGCCCGTGGAGCAGACGACTTCTGCCGAGCCGCCAACGCCCTTCTCAGTGGGTGCTGGCGCCAAGAAGAAGGTCGTGGTGAAGAAGAAGACCCGCTAG
- a CDS encoding tetratricopeptide repeat protein has protein sequence MSSSRLLAFLLLAALWAPGAVAAAPSPRRPRVDREAMREAMDAAASDEGAFSSSSSYTQFLRARLAHHAGNHRAAVDSLRLALATNDGHPLLLTRLAEEYARLGDLDKAERELRRAVERSPAYYSAHVLLGRVLLESGRFTRARLHLRRAMALKPREPEAYLVLAQLYLETGSVAEAVRVVDSLARALPGEASGYRRLGLALAERGDILRAERLLKEAATRDPGDVEVLGTLAKLYEETGRPARSEETLARALEREPDSEEVLLAAGRSALKAGSLVRARAYLDRLLSLSREPETAVRVAFIYLSGREPDAAVAVLAAARASNGQEPRLAYYSGLVREKMRRFADAAEDFAAVPEGSDVFADARVRRARCLSLAGQHASALSLLRAAFQAAPDDLEVRAEYARALERGGSPSRAESLLKEGLARGVSASLYDALAGTLHRQGRGGEAVALLNDAVTRTPRDQSLLYVLGAACERHGDLAGAQARMRAVLAVEPDHASALNFLGYLLAQSGKDLDEAERLVLRALELRPDDGAFLDSLGWVYFRRGDYPRAVEALERAVSLAPDEPVILEHLGDAYQRASRREDAAGVWRRALEVLALDPESAEPLGQRETLERKLKALSMGAAGR, from the coding sequence CCGCCCTGTGGGCGCCTGGGGCCGTCGCGGCGGCGCCCTCGCCTCGGCGTCCGCGCGTGGACCGGGAGGCGATGCGCGAGGCGATGGACGCGGCGGCGTCGGACGAGGGGGCCTTCTCCTCCTCGTCCAGCTACACCCAGTTCCTGCGCGCCCGGCTGGCGCACCACGCGGGAAACCACCGGGCCGCGGTGGACTCGCTGAGGTTGGCGCTGGCCACGAACGATGGGCACCCACTGCTGCTCACCCGGCTGGCGGAGGAGTACGCGCGGCTGGGAGACCTGGACAAGGCGGAGCGCGAGCTGCGCCGCGCCGTCGAGCGCTCTCCCGCGTACTACTCGGCGCACGTCCTGCTGGGCCGCGTCCTCCTGGAGTCGGGCCGCTTCACCCGGGCCCGGCTGCACCTGCGGCGGGCCATGGCGCTCAAGCCCCGCGAGCCGGAAGCCTATCTGGTGCTCGCGCAGCTCTACCTGGAGACCGGCTCCGTGGCCGAGGCCGTGCGGGTGGTGGACTCCCTGGCCCGAGCCCTTCCAGGAGAGGCGTCTGGCTACCGGAGGCTGGGCCTGGCCCTGGCCGAGCGCGGCGACATCCTCCGCGCGGAGCGGCTGCTGAAGGAGGCCGCCACCAGGGACCCGGGCGACGTGGAGGTGCTGGGGACCTTGGCGAAGCTGTACGAGGAGACCGGCCGCCCCGCGCGCTCGGAGGAGACGCTGGCGCGTGCCTTGGAGCGTGAGCCGGACAGCGAGGAGGTGCTGCTGGCGGCGGGGCGCTCGGCGCTGAAGGCGGGCTCGCTGGTGCGGGCTCGGGCGTATCTGGACCGGCTCCTGTCGCTGTCGAGAGAGCCGGAGACGGCGGTCCGGGTGGCCTTCATCTACCTGTCCGGGCGGGAGCCGGATGCCGCGGTGGCTGTCCTCGCGGCGGCACGTGCCTCGAATGGCCAGGAGCCTCGGCTGGCGTACTACTCGGGCCTGGTGCGCGAGAAGATGCGGCGCTTCGCGGACGCGGCGGAGGACTTCGCCGCGGTGCCGGAGGGCTCGGACGTCTTCGCCGATGCCCGGGTGCGTCGTGCCCGGTGCCTGTCGCTGGCGGGACAGCACGCCTCGGCCCTGTCGCTCCTGCGGGCCGCGTTCCAGGCCGCTCCGGACGACCTGGAGGTGCGTGCCGAGTACGCGCGCGCCCTCGAGCGAGGAGGCTCGCCCTCCCGCGCGGAGTCCTTGCTGAAGGAGGGCCTGGCCCGAGGCGTCTCGGCCTCGCTGTACGACGCGCTCGCGGGCACGTTGCATCGCCAGGGGAGGGGTGGCGAGGCGGTCGCGCTGCTGAACGACGCCGTGACGCGGACGCCTCGGGACCAGTCCCTGCTCTACGTGCTGGGCGCGGCCTGCGAGCGGCACGGAGACCTTGCGGGGGCCCAGGCGCGCATGCGGGCCGTGCTCGCCGTGGAGCCGGACCACGCCTCCGCCCTCAACTTCCTGGGCTACCTCCTGGCGCAGTCGGGGAAGGACCTGGACGAGGCCGAGCGGCTGGTGCTTCGCGCGCTGGAGCTGCGCCCCGATGACGGCGCCTTCCTGGATTCCCTCGGGTGGGTCTACTTCCGGCGAGGGGACTACCCGCGCGCGGTGGAGGCGCTGGAGCGCGCGGTGTCGCTGGCTCCGGACGAGCCCGTCATCCTCGAGCACCTGGGGGACGCCTATCAGCGCGCCTCCCGAAGGGAGGACGCCGCCGGAGTCTGGCGCCGGGCGCTGGAGGTGTTGGCGTTGGATCCCGAGTCGGCCGAGCCCCTGGGGCAGCGGGAGACGCTGGAGCGCAAGCTCAAGGCGCTATCCATGGGTGCGGCGGGCCGCTAA